A window of the Halolamina sp. CBA1230 genome harbors these coding sequences:
- a CDS encoding mycofactocin-coupled SDR family oxidoreductase encodes MVQYNFDGKVAFVTGAGHGQGRSHAQHYAKHGADVVVTDICENIETNPYDLSTSDELEETASMVEDEGQEALAIQMDVREEDEVAAAVDEAIDEFGRIDILANNAGIFNAADMTEMPEQQWDEMIDTNLKGVWLCAKHVGQHFIDRGDGGKIVSTASAAGLIATPSAGHYVATKHGVLGLTKTLALELAEYDVNVNAVCPTGVQTPMIAGFTEAYGEELMDEMGALTGPWSVFEDVDMIEAKDVSEAYMWLSSDAARYVTGIGLPVDAGMTSK; translated from the coding sequence ATGGTACAGTACAATTTCGACGGTAAGGTCGCGTTCGTCACTGGCGCCGGTCACGGCCAGGGACGGTCGCACGCACAGCACTACGCGAAACACGGCGCCGACGTCGTCGTCACCGACATCTGCGAGAACATCGAGACCAACCCCTACGACCTCAGCACGTCGGACGAGCTCGAGGAGACGGCGAGCATGGTCGAAGACGAGGGGCAGGAGGCGCTCGCCATCCAGATGGACGTGCGCGAGGAGGACGAAGTCGCCGCGGCCGTCGACGAAGCTATCGACGAGTTCGGCAGGATCGACATCCTCGCGAACAACGCCGGCATCTTCAACGCGGCCGACATGACGGAGATGCCCGAACAGCAGTGGGACGAGATGATCGACACGAACCTCAAAGGCGTGTGGCTCTGTGCCAAACACGTCGGGCAGCACTTCATCGACCGCGGCGACGGCGGCAAGATCGTCTCCACCGCGTCGGCTGCGGGGCTGATCGCGACCCCCTCCGCGGGCCACTACGTCGCGACGAAACACGGTGTGCTCGGCCTGACGAAGACGTTGGCGCTCGAACTCGCGGAGTACGACGTCAACGTCAACGCCGTCTGTCCCACCGGCGTTCAGACGCCGATGATCGCCGGGTTCACCGAGGCCTACGGCGAGGAGCTGATGGACGAGATGGGGGCGCTCACCGGGCCGTGGAGCGTGTTCGAGGACGTGGACATGATCGAGGCGAAGGACGTGAGCGAGGCGTACATGTGGCTCTCCAGCGACGCCGCACGCTACGTTACCGGGATCGGGCTCCCCGTCGACGCAGGGATGACTTCGAAGTAA
- a CDS encoding mycofactocin-coupled SDR family oxidoreductase: MPEYDFSGKVAFVTGAAHGQGRSHAQHYAKHGADVVVTDVGHNLESVPYDMGTTEELHETASIVEDEGQEALALEVDVREEEQVASAVDQALEEFGRIDILANNAGIWPMADLVEMDEALWDVVIDTVLKGVWLCSKHVGQHFVERGDGGKIVNTSSTAGLVGAPGAGHYVAAKHGVIGLTKTLALELAEYDVNVNAVCPTALDSPGMNNYIETYGPEMLEEMGELTGPMNVFEPGEMIEEKDISEAYMWLSSDAARYVTGIALPVDAGATAK; the protein is encoded by the coding sequence ATGCCAGAGTACGACTTCAGCGGCAAGGTGGCGTTCGTCACCGGCGCCGCACACGGACAGGGGCGATCGCACGCACAACACTACGCGAAACACGGCGCCGACGTCGTCGTCACCGACGTCGGCCACAACCTGGAGTCGGTCCCCTACGACATGGGGACCACGGAGGAACTCCACGAGACGGCCAGCATCGTCGAGGACGAGGGACAGGAGGCGCTGGCCCTCGAAGTGGACGTTCGCGAGGAGGAGCAGGTCGCGTCGGCGGTGGACCAGGCGCTCGAGGAGTTCGGGAGGATCGACATCCTCGCGAACAACGCCGGCATCTGGCCGATGGCGGATCTCGTCGAGATGGACGAGGCGCTGTGGGACGTCGTGATCGACACCGTCCTCAAGGGCGTCTGGCTCTGCAGCAAGCACGTCGGCCAGCACTTCGTCGAGCGCGGCGACGGCGGCAAGATCGTCAACACCTCCTCGACGGCCGGCCTCGTCGGCGCGCCCGGCGCCGGCCACTACGTCGCAGCCAAACACGGCGTTATCGGCCTCACCAAGACGCTGGCGCTCGAACTCGCCGAGTACGACGTCAACGTCAACGCCGTCTGCCCGACAGCGCTGGACAGCCCGGGTATGAACAACTACATCGAGACGTACGGCCCGGAGATGCTCGAGGAGATGGGCGAGCTGACCGGCCCGATGAACGTGTTCGAGCCGGGCGAGATGATCGAGGAGAAAGACATCAGCGAGGCGTACATGTGGCTCTCCAGCGACGCCGCACGCTACGTCACCGGGATCGCACTGCCCGTCGACGCGGGCGCGACAGCCAAGTGA
- a CDS encoding mycofactocin-coupled SDR family oxidoreductase, with translation MVEYDFSNKVAFVTGAAHGQGRSHAQHYAKHGADVVVTDISRNVETVPYDLGTSEELAETASLVEDEGQEALAIEMDVRDESDVEAAVERAVDQFGKIDILANNAGIASMSDAVEMDEAMWDEMIDTNLKGVWLASKHVGQHFVERGDGGKIVSTASTAGAIGIPGQGHYVAAKHGVVGLTKTLALELAEYDVNVNCIGPTGVDTPMITGVNEAYGEEALGEVTELTGPWNVFGDGGMIESKDISEAYMWLSSDAARYVTGVYLPVDAGFLAK, from the coding sequence ATGGTCGAGTACGACTTCAGCAACAAGGTGGCGTTCGTCACGGGGGCGGCACACGGACAGGGGCGCTCGCACGCCCAACACTACGCGAAACACGGCGCCGACGTCGTCGTCACCGACATCAGTCGGAACGTGGAGACTGTCCCCTACGACCTCGGGACCAGCGAGGAGCTCGCGGAGACAGCCAGCCTCGTCGAGGACGAGGGGCAGGAGGCGCTGGCGATCGAGATGGACGTTCGCGACGAGAGCGACGTCGAAGCCGCGGTCGAACGCGCCGTCGATCAGTTCGGCAAGATCGACATCCTCGCCAACAACGCCGGCATCGCGTCGATGTCGGACGCAGTGGAGATGGACGAGGCGATGTGGGACGAGATGATCGACACGAACCTGAAAGGCGTCTGGCTGGCCTCGAAACACGTCGGCCAGCACTTCGTCGAACGGGGCGACGGCGGCAAGATCGTCTCGACGGCCTCGACCGCCGGCGCGATCGGGATCCCCGGGCAGGGCCACTACGTCGCCGCGAAACACGGGGTCGTCGGTTTGACGAAGACGCTGGCGCTCGAACTCGCCGAGTACGACGTCAACGTCAACTGTATCGGCCCGACCGGGGTCGACACGCCGATGATCACGGGGGTCAACGAGGCCTACGGCGAGGAGGCGCTCGGGGAGGTGACGGAGCTCACCGGGCCGTGGAACGTTTTCGGCGACGGCGGGATGATCGAGTCGAAGGATATCAGCGAGGCGTACATGTGGCTCTCCAGCGACGCCGCACGCTACGTCACCGGCGTCTATCTTCCAGTCGACGCCGGGTTCCTCGCGAAGTAA
- a CDS encoding mycofactocin-coupled SDR family oxidoreductase translates to MVEYDFDGTVAFVTGAGHGQGRSHAQHYAKHGADVVVTDICENVDTNPYDLSTPDELEETASLVEDEGQEALAIQMDVREEDEVEAAVEQAVDHFGKIDVLANNAGIFNAADATEMSEQQWDEMIDTNLKGVWLCAKHVGQHFIDRGDGGKIISTASTAAFTASPGNGHYVAAKHGVRGLTKTLALELAEYDVNVNAVAPTGMDTPMISGYVEAYGEELLEETMAMTGPANVFDEGEMLQPKEISEAYMWLSSDAASYVTGTTLKVDAGMTAK, encoded by the coding sequence ATGGTCGAATACGATTTCGACGGTACGGTCGCATTCGTCACTGGCGCCGGTCACGGCCAGGGGCGTTCACACGCACAGCATTACGCGAAACACGGCGCTGACGTCGTCGTCACCGACATCTGCGAGAACGTCGACACCAACCCCTACGACCTCAGCACGCCGGACGAGCTCGAGGAGACGGCGAGTCTCGTCGAGGACGAGGGCCAGGAGGCACTCGCGATCCAGATGGACGTCCGCGAGGAGGACGAGGTCGAAGCGGCTGTCGAGCAAGCAGTCGACCACTTCGGCAAGATCGACGTCCTCGCGAACAACGCCGGCATCTTCAACGCCGCCGACGCGACGGAGATGAGCGAGCAGCAGTGGGACGAGATGATCGACACGAACCTCAAAGGCGTGTGGCTCTGTGCCAAACACGTCGGGCAGCACTTCATCGACCGCGGCGACGGCGGCAAGATCATCTCCACGGCGTCGACGGCCGCGTTCACCGCGTCGCCGGGGAACGGCCACTACGTGGCCGCCAAGCACGGCGTTCGCGGGCTGACGAAGACGCTCGCGCTCGAACTCGCGGAGTACGACGTCAACGTCAACGCCGTCGCCCCGACGGGGATGGACACGCCGATGATTTCGGGGTACGTCGAGGCGTACGGCGAGGAGCTCCTCGAGGAGACGATGGCGATGACCGGACCGGCGAACGTGTTCGACGAGGGGGAGATGCTCCAACCCAAGGAGATCAGCGAGGCGTACATGTGGCTCTCCAGCGACGCCGCCAGCTACGTCACCGGGACGACGCTGAAAGTCGACGCGGGGATGACCGCGAAGTAG
- a CDS encoding mycofactocin-coupled SDR family oxidoreductase encodes MPEYAFDGQVAFVTGAGRGQGRSHARQYAKHGADVVVVDGPKGIETSQYPLASAAQLDETASLVEDEGGDALVVRADVRRESAVEAAVDEALDRFGKIDILANNAGIWNVADLVAMDEQRWDELVDTVLKGTWLCSKHVGQQFVERGDGGKIVSTASTAGLVGARGSGHYAAAKHGVVGLTKALALELAEHGVNVNAVVPTGVATPMIDGILETMGDDALTSVSDASGSMNVLDDQLIEPRDVSEAYMWLSSDAARYVTGITLPVDAGMLAK; translated from the coding sequence GTGCCCGAATACGCGTTCGACGGCCAGGTCGCGTTCGTCACCGGCGCCGGCCGAGGCCAGGGCCGCTCCCACGCCCGGCAGTACGCGAAACACGGCGCCGACGTGGTGGTCGTCGACGGGCCAAAGGGGATCGAGACCAGTCAGTACCCGCTCGCCTCCGCGGCCCAACTGGACGAGACCGCCAGCCTCGTCGAGGACGAAGGTGGGGACGCGCTCGTCGTGCGTGCCGACGTCCGCCGGGAGTCCGCCGTCGAAGCCGCCGTCGACGAGGCGCTCGACCGGTTCGGCAAGATCGACATCCTCGCCAACAACGCCGGCATCTGGAACGTCGCCGATCTCGTGGCGATGGACGAACAGCGCTGGGACGAGCTCGTCGACACCGTTCTCAAGGGGACGTGGCTCTGCAGCAAGCACGTCGGCCAACAGTTCGTCGAGCGCGGCGATGGCGGCAAGATCGTCTCCACCGCGTCCACGGCGGGGCTCGTCGGCGCCAGGGGCTCGGGCCACTACGCCGCCGCCAAACACGGCGTCGTCGGGCTGACGAAAGCGCTCGCGCTCGAACTCGCGGAGCACGGCGTGAACGTCAACGCGGTCGTCCCGACCGGCGTGGCGACGCCGATGATCGACGGCATCCTCGAGACGATGGGCGACGACGCGCTCACGTCGGTGTCGGACGCCAGTGGATCGATGAACGTACTGGACGACCAGCTGATCGAACCCCGGGACGTGAGCGAGGCGTACATGTGGCTCTCCAGCGACGCCGCCCGCTACGTCACCGGGATCACCCTCCCCGTCGACGCGGGGATGCTCGCGAAATGA
- a CDS encoding SDR family oxidoreductase yields MAPDHSPVVLITGCSSGIGRATARRFLDAGWRVWATARDPTDITDLADAGCRTAALDVTDGGQIDAVVERVVARDSRIDCLVNNAGYGQAGAVEEIPVDQLRAQFEVNVFGPVRLAQAVLPHMRGAGSGRIVNVSSLLGRVAYPTRGAYAGSKHALEALSESLRAETAGVGVDVVLIEPGAVRTGFEDRLHETESTLDEVAEYGRLRRLVDRAQRLSERRGMAPERVADEIYRAASVERPERRYVVGWDARLAILADRVVPARVTEWLYRRLA; encoded by the coding sequence ATGGCGCCCGATCACTCCCCCGTCGTCCTGATCACCGGCTGTTCCTCGGGGATCGGTCGCGCGACCGCTCGGCGCTTCCTCGACGCCGGCTGGCGGGTCTGGGCCACCGCTCGGGACCCGACGGACATCACCGATCTCGCCGACGCCGGCTGTCGGACCGCCGCGCTGGACGTGACCGACGGGGGACAGATCGACGCCGTCGTCGAGCGCGTCGTCGCCCGCGACAGCCGGATCGACTGTCTGGTGAACAACGCCGGCTACGGGCAGGCCGGCGCCGTCGAGGAGATCCCTGTGGACCAGCTGCGCGCGCAGTTCGAGGTCAACGTGTTCGGCCCCGTCCGGCTCGCGCAGGCCGTCCTGCCCCACATGCGTGGGGCTGGCAGCGGGCGGATCGTGAACGTCTCCAGCCTGCTCGGTCGGGTCGCCTACCCCACTCGCGGCGCGTACGCCGGATCGAAACACGCGCTCGAAGCACTGAGCGAGTCGCTCCGGGCGGAGACCGCCGGGGTCGGCGTCGACGTCGTGCTGATCGAGCCCGGCGCCGTGCGGACGGGGTTCGAGGACCGGCTCCACGAAACCGAGTCCACGCTCGACGAAGTCGCCGAGTACGGACGCCTCCGTCGGCTCGTGGACCGCGCACAGCGACTCAGTGAACGTCGCGGGATGGCGCCCGAACGGGTCGCCGACGAGATCTACCGCGCCGCGAGCGTCGAGCGGCCGGAGCGCCGCTACGTCGTCGGCTGGGACGCACGGCTCGCGATCCTGGCCGACCGCGTGGTTCCGGCACGGGTGACGGAGTGGCTGTACCGGCGACTCGCCTGA
- a CDS encoding FAD-dependent oxidoreductase: MRTRFVDDGRPTEELAAHLGARAAGGAGLVVGPAEMLVHPSASGPAFVDAYDDGTVSALTSVVDAVHDHDTKIVGQLTHTGAESRGDWEMQPQLAPSASPSDAAYEMPKTMTRDDIDEVLSGFGDAAANLDAAGFDGVELAAGPFSVLRQFLSPRYNARDDEYGGDWPARARFVNEAIDAVAGRIDGPVGLHLSLAELEYGGYGFDDVPAILDALAGFDYLSCTVGSHATYNQTHAGISAEAPELRDPIATTADAVDVPVIGRLPFTSVDDADALFDAGAEFVSFTRQLLADAETLAKADAGERPNRCIQCNQKCLEAVYGHAHGGHVECVVNPRTGRESELPALSALDDAALPQQVLVVGGGAAGLRFAAVAAERGHDVTLREASDSLGGQLGLAAQGPLAPFARASEDLAAAARDAGVTVELASLVNADSVAPSWDAVVVATGATRPETGDRFDGEVVNAFDVLEGAEVGEDVLLFDENRWVVTAQTGLELLGRGASLEMVSSDHYPAFRTEQPNLPGFVAALQAQGAAFTGNHTVDSVAEDGTVTLRNTLTGEGASREPDTVVVVGRRQADESLYLELDEQRDDVYRVGDAVSPRKLDRAYYDGELLARRL; encoded by the coding sequence GTGCGAACGAGATTTGTCGACGACGGGAGACCGACCGAGGAGCTCGCGGCCCATCTCGGCGCCCGCGCGGCTGGCGGTGCCGGGCTGGTGGTCGGTCCCGCCGAGATGCTCGTTCACCCCTCGGCCAGTGGTCCTGCCTTCGTCGACGCGTACGACGACGGAACGGTTTCGGCGCTGACGAGCGTCGTCGACGCCGTCCACGACCACGACACGAAGATCGTCGGCCAGCTCACCCACACGGGGGCGGAGTCCCGCGGCGACTGGGAGATGCAGCCCCAGCTCGCCCCCTCGGCGTCGCCCTCCGACGCCGCCTACGAGATGCCCAAAACGATGACCCGGGACGACATCGACGAGGTGCTATCCGGGTTCGGCGACGCGGCGGCGAACCTCGATGCGGCCGGCTTCGACGGCGTCGAACTGGCCGCGGGCCCGTTCTCCGTCCTCCGACAGTTCCTCTCCCCGCGGTACAACGCCCGGGACGACGAGTACGGCGGCGACTGGCCCGCGAGGGCGCGGTTCGTGAACGAGGCGATCGACGCGGTCGCCGGGCGGATCGACGGGCCGGTCGGGCTCCACCTCTCGCTGGCGGAACTGGAGTACGGCGGCTACGGGTTCGACGACGTTCCCGCGATCCTCGACGCGCTCGCGGGGTTCGACTACCTCTCCTGTACCGTGGGGAGCCACGCGACGTACAACCAGACACACGCCGGCATCTCGGCGGAGGCGCCGGAGCTGCGTGACCCGATCGCGACGACTGCCGACGCCGTCGACGTCCCCGTGATCGGGCGGCTCCCGTTCACGAGCGTCGACGACGCCGACGCGCTGTTCGACGCCGGCGCCGAGTTCGTGAGCTTCACTCGCCAGCTGCTGGCGGACGCCGAGACGCTCGCGAAAGCCGACGCGGGGGAGCGCCCCAACCGCTGTATCCAGTGTAACCAGAAGTGTCTCGAAGCGGTGTACGGCCACGCTCACGGTGGCCACGTCGAGTGTGTCGTGAACCCCCGGACCGGCCGGGAGTCCGAGCTGCCAGCACTCTCCGCCCTCGACGACGCGGCGCTCCCGCAGCAGGTCCTCGTCGTCGGCGGTGGGGCGGCGGGGCTGCGCTTCGCTGCGGTTGCGGCCGAGCGCGGCCACGACGTGACGCTCCGCGAGGCGAGCGACAGCCTCGGCGGCCAGCTCGGCCTCGCCGCACAGGGGCCGCTCGCACCGTTCGCGCGGGCGAGCGAGGATCTGGCGGCCGCGGCGCGCGACGCGGGCGTCACGGTCGAACTGGCGTCGCTCGTGAACGCCGACAGCGTGGCGCCGTCGTGGGACGCTGTCGTCGTTGCCACGGGTGCGACGCGACCCGAGACGGGGGACCGGTTCGACGGCGAGGTCGTGAACGCGTTCGACGTGCTCGAGGGCGCCGAGGTGGGGGAGGACGTGCTGCTGTTCGACGAGAACCGCTGGGTCGTCACCGCCCAGACCGGGCTGGAGCTCCTCGGCCGCGGCGCGTCGCTGGAGATGGTCAGTAGCGACCACTACCCGGCGTTCCGCACCGAGCAGCCGAACCTCCCCGGCTTCGTCGCGGCGCTCCAGGCACAGGGCGCCGCGTTCACCGGGAACCACACCGTCGACTCGGTTGCCGAGGACGGGACGGTCACGCTCCGGAACACGCTCACCGGCGAGGGCGCGAGCCGAGAGCCGGACACCGTGGTCGTCGTCGGCCGGCGGCAGGCCGACGAGTCGCTCTACCTCGAACTCGACGAGCAGCGCGACGACGTGTATCGTGTGGGCGACGCCGTCTCGCCCCGGAAGCTCGACCGTGCGTACTACGACGGGGAACTGCTCGCACGGCGGCTGTAA